From the Excalfactoria chinensis isolate bCotChi1 chromosome 1, bCotChi1.hap2, whole genome shotgun sequence genome, one window contains:
- the LOC140255408 gene encoding phosphatidylinositol 3,4,5-trisphosphate 3-phosphatase TPTE2-like isoform X2 codes for MTTVRYEQGSEPTEASSSPTADEPTIKIDDGRDEDNEQDNCSSTIRRKISPFVMSFGFRVFGVVLIIVDIIVVIVDLAISEKKRGIREILEGISLAIALFFLVDVLMRVFVEGFKNYFRSKLNTLDALIVVGTLLINMTYSFSDLAATDQMPRMVTLLRVLRIVILIRIFRLASQKKQLEVVTRRMVSENKRRYMKDGFDLDLTYVTDRVIAMSFPSSGKQSFYRNPIEEVARFLDTKHAGHYKVYNLCSEKGYDPKYFHYRVERIFIDDHNVPALQDMLKFTASVREWMTQDEKNIIAIHCKGGKGRTGTMVCTWLIHSDQFESAKESLDYFGERRTDRTTSTKFQGVETPSQSRYVGYYEILKNKYNFQLPPERQLKIKNLKIHSIHGVGKGNGTDMKVQIIMKKQVVLECVCATQGNCKLFFDSESDSVVIGLEDSPVISGDVKVRFESSSDLPKGYDDCPFFFWFNTSFIENNRLYLPRNELDNPHKSKTWKVYSETFAVEMNFTEL; via the exons TACCATTAGGAGAAAAATTTCCCCATTTGTGATGTCATTTGGATTCAG AGTCTTTGGTGTTGTGCTTATTATTGTGGACATCATAGTGGTGATTGTGGATCTGGccatcagtgagaagaaaagaggCATTAGAGAGATTCTTGAAGGCATTTCCCTGGCTATAGCACTCTTCTTCCTCGTTGATGTTCTCATGAGAGTGTTTGTTGAAGG cttcaAGAACTATTTCCGGTCCAAACTGAATACTTTAGATGCACTCATAGTAGTGGGCACTCTGCTAATTAATATGACCTACTCCTTCTCTGACCTTGCTGCCACAGATCAGATGCCAAG AATGGTTACTCTCCTCCGAGTTCTGAGAATCGTCATCTTAATAAGAATATTTCGCCTGGCTTCGCAGAAGAAACAGCTTGAAGTGGTAACTAGAAGAATG gtctctgaaaacaaaaggcgTTACATGAAAGATGGTTTTGATCTGGATCTCACTTATGTTACTG ATCGTGTTATTGCAATGTCTTTTCCATCTTCTGGGAAGCAGTCTTTCTATAGGAATCCCATAGAG GAAGTTGCAAGGTTTTTGGACACCAAGCATGCAGGCCACTATAAAGTCTACAATCTCTGCA GTGAAAAAGGCTATGACCCGAAGTACTTCCACTACAGGGTAGAAAGgatctttattgatgaccacAATGTCCCAGCATTACA GGACATGCTGAAATTCACTGCCAGTGTTCGTGAGTGGATGACTCAAGATGAGAAGAATATCATAGCAATTCACTGTAAAGGAGGCAAGG GTAGAACTGGAACAATGGTCTGTACCTGGCTTATACACAGTGACCAGTTTGAGAGTGCAAAG GAGAGTCTGGACTATTTTGGGGAGAGAAGGACTGACAGAACCACAAGTACCAAATTTCAAGGGGTTGAAACTCCATCCCAG AGTAGGTATGTTGGGTATTATGAGATCCTGAAAAACAAGTATAACTTCCAACTCCCACCGGAGAGACAACTCAAAATAAAAAACCTCAAAATCCACTCTATACATG GAGTTGGGAAAGGCAACGGAACTGATATGAAGGTGCAgataataatgaaaaagcagGTCGTGTTGGAATGCGTGTGTGCCACACAAGGAAACTGTAAG CTCTTCTTCGATTCTGAAAGTGACTCTGTAGTCATTGGCTTGGAAGACAGCCCTGTTATAAGCGGTGATGTGAAAGTCAGATTTGAATCCAGTTCT GATCTTCCAAAAGGCTATGATGACTGCCCGTTCTTCTTCTGGTTCAACACTTCCTTCATTGAAAATAACAG ACTGTACCTCCCCAGGAATGAGCTGGATAACCCTCACAAGTCGAAAACATGGAAAGTCTACAGTGAGACGTTTGCTGTAGAGATGAACTTCACTGAGCTGTAA
- the SLC25A15 gene encoding mitochondrial ornithine transporter 1: MRINSALQAAIDLTAGAAGGTACVVTGQPFDTAKVKMQTFPDLYKGIVDCFVKTYKQVGFRGLYKGTTPALVASIAENSVLFMCYGFCQQIVRRIVGVDRKTKLSDLQNAAAGSFSSAFAALVLCPTELVKCRLQAMHEMQLSGKIMQGQNTVWSVVKSVIQRDGPLGFYRGLSSTLLREVPGYFFFFGGYELSRTFFASGRSKDELGPIPLLLSGGFGGSCLWIAVYPIDCVKSRIQVLSMAGKQTGFMGTFVTVVRNEGVLALYSGLKPTMIRAFLANGALFLAYEYSRKLMMKRIDSY; this comes from the exons ATGAGGATCAACTCTGCTCTTCAGGCTGCTATTGACctcacagcaggagctgcag GTGGGACAGCCTGCGTGGTGACTGGCCAACCCTTCGACACAGCAAAGGTGAAGATGCAGACCTTCCCCGATCTGTACAAAGGGATTGTTGACTGTTTTGTGAAAACCTACAAACAAGTGGGATTTCGAGGCTTATACAAGGGGACCACACCTGCTCTGGTAGCCAGCATTGCGGAGAACTCTGTTCTTTTCATGTGCTATGGGTTTTGCCAGCAAATTGTGAGAAGAATTGTTGGAGTcgacaggaaaacaaagctcag tgaCCTACAGAACGCTGCCGCGGgctccttttcctctgcctttgcCGCGCTTGTTCTGTGCCCTACGGAGCTGGTGAAGTGCCGGCTGCAGGCCATGCACGAAATGCAGTTGTCAGGAAAGATAATGCAGGGACAAAA CACAGTTTGGTCAGTAGTGAAGAGCGTTATCCAAAGGGACGGCCCCCTGGGGTTTTACCGTGGCCTGTCCAGCACTTTGCTGCGGGAAGTGCCTggctatttcttcttctttggaGGGTATGAACTGAGCCGGACGTTCTTTGCCTCTGGGAGATCGAAAGATGAATTGG GTCCCATTCCTTTGCTGCTCAGCGGAGGCTTCGGAGGCAGCTGCCTGTGGATTGCCGTGTATCCTATAGACTGTGTCAAATCTAGAATTCAGGTTCTTTCAATGGCTGGAAAGCAGACGGGCTTCATGGGAACATTTGTAACTGTTGTGAGAAATGAAG GTGTACTTGCCTTGTACTCTGGGCTAAAGCCAACTATGATCCGTGCATTCCTGGCCAATGGGGCGCTGTTTCTCGCCTATGAGTACAGCCGAAAACTTATGATGAAACGGATAGATTCCTACTGA